A genomic window from Salvelinus namaycush isolate Seneca chromosome 5, SaNama_1.0, whole genome shotgun sequence includes:
- the LOC120047212 gene encoding uroplakin-1a-like produces the protein MIVQHQDNLPESEAAGLALCALAIWVAVDDYKLYPISSVSGKDDIFAGAWIAIFTGFAFFCMCVFGILAAAMKSRALMLTYLILMLIIYIFECASCITAVTNRDYLVGNSNLVKKQMLKYYAADGDSGSRITLTWNKVMKEVECCGTDGPVDWIEYNSTFREKFGTDYPWPTHCCKRKNNYEVVNVEACKNGQNTTMFTKGCFNHIESVFSRYTWAISWYGFAVLMFMFCLLILAMVYYLIL, from the exons ATGATAGTGCAGCACCAAGACAACCTCCCAGAGTCTGAG GCAGCAGGTCTTGCCCTTTGCGCTCTGGCCATCTGGGTTGCAGTAGATGATTACAAGCTCTACCCAATATCTAGTGTGTCGGGGAAAGATGACATCTTTGCCGGGGCCTGGattgccattttcacaggctttGCCTTCTTCTGCATGTGTGTCTTTGGTATCTTGGCTGCTGCGATGAAGAGCCGTGCCTTAATGCTAACA TATCTGATCCTGATGTTGATCATCTACATATTTGAGTGTGCCTCATGTATCACTGCAGTCACCAACAGAGATTAT CTGGTTGGAAACAGTAATCTGGTGAAGAAGCAGATGCTGAAGTACTATGCAGCCGACGGTGACTCTGGCAGTCGGATCACACTGACATGGAACAAAGTGATGAAAGAG GTGGAGTGTTGTGGAACAGATGGCCCAGTGGACTGGATAGAGTACAACTCCACCTTCAGGGAGAAGTTTGGTACAGACTACCCCTGGCCCACACACTGCTGCAAGAGGAAGAACAACTACGAGGTGGTGAATGTAGAGGCCTGCAAGAACGGCCAGAACACCACCATGTTCACTAAG GGCTGCTTCAACCACATTGAGTCTGTGTTCAGTCGATATACATGGGCTATCAGTTGGTATGGTTTCGCTGTGCTAATGTTTATG TTCTGTCTGTTGATCCTGGCAATGGTGTACTACCTGATTCTGTGA